A genomic window from Pecten maximus chromosome 4, xPecMax1.1, whole genome shotgun sequence includes:
- the LOC117325469 gene encoding uncharacterized protein LOC117325469, translated as MLIQDFNAVSKFKGKSIQEISVDEIIQEGEDFVSGNSSDIEAALHQKSQENTEMESEETPEAMELEEIPQTSRPLPPKEKKATKQRVKWTCEEIEEVEKLFQDNLKNGKCPGFKEVKKCIAISKTQNGLIHNRQWETIKKKVWNLIQKKK; from the exons ATGTTGATCCAAGATTTCAATGCAGTCAGCAAATTCAAAGGCAAAAGTATTCAAGAGATCAGTGTAGATG AAATCATACAAGAAGGAGAAGACTTTGTCTCTGGGAATTCTAGTGACATTGAGGCGGCATTGCACCAAAAAAGTCAGGAGAACACAG AAATGGAATCGGAGGAAACACCAGAAGCTATGGAATTGGAGGAAATCCCACAAACTTCCAGACCACTGCCACCAAAAGAGAAAAAAGCGACAAAACAGAGAGTTAAATGGACATGTGAAGAAATCGAAGAGGTTGAAAAGCTCTTCCAGGACAacttaaaaaatgggaaatgtcCTGGTTTCAAGGAAGTCAAGAAATGCATTGCTATAAGCAAAACACAGAATGGACTTATCCACAACAGACAGTGGGAGACCATTAAAAAGAAAGTTTGGAATCTaatccaaaaaaaaaagtag